Genomic segment of Bacillota bacterium:
AGTCGCTGATCTCTGAGCACATTGCCTTGGCAGAGAAACACTTTCCGACGACCGAATCCCTTGCAGCTTATCTGACCAGTAGGGGTGTAGACCTGGGATCTCCAGGATAAGGTTAATGGCGGTTATCATCTATTTTCCATCTATCAGTTGGGAGTCGAACATAATGACAATTATCCACGACAAAATAAGAAGTAACGGAATTAGACAGGAACCTAAGTCCGTGCTGCGGCCTAAGGTACTGGTAGTTGGACCCCTTCCTCCACCAATTAATGGTATGACGATCGCGACTAAGCATGCAGTCAGCTGGCTGTCTGAGCATTTTGACGTTTGTGTTGTGAATCTGGCCGCTGGGTTAGAGTCCTCTTTCTCGTCTACTCTGCGAGGCCCAGACCGGTCCGGCAGCCCTACGCTACGCAAAGTGATTTCTCGGGTTCGGTTACTATTTAGCATTTGGTACTCGCTACATAAATTGCGACCGAACCTCTGCTACATAACTCTATCTCAGTCAAAGCTTGGTTTTCTTAAGGATGGATTGGTGATAGCTTTAGCTAGCATGTATAAAGTACCTGTCGTGGGGCATGTTCATGGCGGGCATTTCGGGGAGCTTTACCGAGAGGCAGGGAGATTCTTTCGCTTCTTTATCCGCGCATCCGCGCAAAAACTCGTGGGTGCAATTGTGCTAACAGAGAGACTGAAAGGGATGTTTGCGGGACTTGTTCGGCCTGATCGTGTCTATGTTGTGGAGAATTTTGTGGCAGACGAGGTACTACCAAGTGAAGAAGATTTTGCCCATCGACGGGAATGTCTTAAGGGGAAGTGGGGAGGAGCAAGGTTGCTCTATCTAAGCAATCTAATCCCCAGTAAAGGTTATCTAGATGTTATTCGTGCGATATATGTCCTTCGTAGTTGTGGGATGAGTGTATCGTGTGATTTAGCTGGAGCCTGGATGTCCGAGCATGATAGAGTAGTAGCCGAAGAATTGGTGCGCGAGCTTAGCCTTCAGGACAGTGTTAGATTTCATGGAATAGTAACTGGCGAGGCAAAGCGAACTCTCCTACGCAACGCAGATGTCTTTGTCCTGCCTACTTACTATCGTTTTGAGGGGGTGCCTCTCGCGCTTCTGGAGGCAATGGCGTGGGGACTGCCAGTTATTGTCACAAATCATGGGGGGATAGGGGATGTCGTGCGAGATCGAGTTAATGGTGTCTTTGTTCAACCGCGAGCGCCTGAGAACATAGCTGATGCCGTTTGTTGGCTTTTAGAAGATGCTGAACGGTATCATTGTATAAGTACTGCCAATATCCAGCTGGTTGCTGAACGTTTTACGGAGAATAGGAGTGCACAGTCGTTGGTAAGGGTTATTTCTAGGCTACTACAGGGCTAAGAAGTATACCTCAAAGCCGAGGGAGTGCTGATAATGATGCCTATGTGGCTAGGTAAGAGTAGGGCCGATAATCGTCATTTCAGATAATGACCGGCCCTATAAAGCCAAAGTAGTCCTCCATGCCAGCATATGGCTGGCACCATCGCAGGATGCAAAGTAGTACGGGAGTGGCTTATGGAACATCCGCAGGTGCATTTATTTTGGCTTCCTAAATACACTATCCATCTAAACTAAGGGAGACTGTGTGGCGGCGCCTGAAAGGACACTTAGCTAACCGTTCCTTCATGGACGTAGACGAACCCCATCTGGGTTTAGGTGAAATTGGTGGGAAGGAATACAGAGTGGATTGTTCTTCTCAAACTCGTACCTGAGAGATGAAGGATCTTTATAGGGTAATGGAGGCACATCACTTGGGTATGAGCAATGACTTGGTCTGTGCGAGCGATGTTTCCGCTAGGCGTGTGCAACCTAGGTATAACCTAGGTATCCAGTTGGCTACACAAGGCCAATCCAGCCACAGCGTCAGGCTGATGTGGGGCGCCAGCTAACCGATAATGAGGTATATAACGCGGTAAATGATCTGCTTACTCAAATTCAGAAGACGATATCTCCTGATACCATCTCAGAGTGTCACGGACTAGAGTGGCTTGTAAGACCCGGTGACTGCGTCGTTGTGAAGCCAAACCTCATCCGACAGGGCCACCTTTTGAGGGAATCAGAATGGGAGTATGTGATAACCCATGGAAGCATAGTTAAGGCTGTAGTTGATTGGGTATTGGTTGCATTGGAAGGGCGGGGTCAGGTGATTATCGCTGACAGTCCTCAAACGGACTCAGATTTTGAAGAAATCATAAGGCGTAATGGGCTTCGTGATATCGTAAATTCTTACAAGCGCCAGGGTTTTCCGGTTAAACTTTTGGGTCTTCGGGAGGAACAATGGCTGGGTGCTAACGGCGTTATTCGCGGTAAGAAGAAGTTACCTGGGGATCCCGAGGGATATGTGACAATTGATCTGGGCAAGGATAGCGCTTTTCGCGATTATGAGAAGAATGGCAGGTTTTATGGCGCATACTACGATACCCATGATACTATGCAGTTCCATTCACAGGAGACCGGGAGACATGGCTATGTCGTTTCTAGGACGTGCTTGAACTGCGATGTGTTTATTAATCTGCCCAAAATGAAGACCCACAAAAAGACCGGGATAACTTTGAGTATGAAGAACCTTGTAGGTATCTGCACTCATAAGAACTCTTTGCCGCACCACTCATTGGGGACTCCGGATGCCGGCGGTGACGAGTATCCCTCCTCCGGGTTATCCCAGAAGGCACTTTCTATAGCCGCGAGGCTCTTTCGTGAAAGCCTCCTGCACCTTGGCCCGATCGTTGCACCTATTGCGCGCATCGCGAAAAGAACCATTGATGGAAAGCTGCCAGAGGAGTTGAGGTGGGTACGAAGCGGAAACTGGTACGGCAACGATACGATCTGGCGGACCGTAGTAGACCTGAACCGGATTTTACTGTGGTTCGATGGGGATGGGAAGCCACGTAGTTCACCGCGTCGTTATCTTACGATTGTTGATGGTATAATAGCCGGCGAGGGTGAAGGGCCTATGGAACCGGACCCCAAACCCGTTGGGTTGCTCTTTGGGGGGACAAACCCTGTTGCTGTAGACGCGGTAGGAGCCAGGTTAATGGGGTTTGACCCTTATGCAATTCCCATGCTTACGGGTGCGCTTCGTCAGGAATCTTTCCCGATCTGGGATAAGGAACTTACTCTTGATGATATAATTGTGCACTCTTTTGGTCTCGAAGGCTTTGAGGGACGACTGGGGGATATTAAGCATCCTGGGTTCGGTTTCGTTCCCAGTATAGGTTGGCGCGGGCATATAGAGTTTCGGAGCTAAAAGCTTCTATCGTTCGCGGGGCCGTTTTGTCTAGCCGGTGGTATTGAGGTGGTTGAGATGGAAAACGCGCTTACTCACTTGGTTTACGATAACTCCCCGGTATGGCTGCAAAACATATTTGTATCTGTGGAAGGACTTCAGTCATATCGGCTTCGATATAATAAGATATTCACACGCGCAGTAGGGTTTCTCGAGCGTTCTTCGAAATTCTCCTGGGCCGAGATGGAGGAGTATCGGGGTGAACGGTTACGTTCCTTGGTCAAGCACGCATATGAAACTGTTCCCTATTACAATGAGCTATTTTCGACCCTTAAATTACGCCCAGAGGACATCAGGTGCCCCGAAGATTTAAAGCTACTTCCTATCCTTACTAAGGAGACGGTGGTTGCCAATAAACCCAAAGTGCTCTCAACCGCAGTGCCCCAGAAGGAGTTGGTTCCCGTTCATACCAGCGGCACTACCGGCACGGCTCTGCAATTCTGGTGGACCAGAGAAGGCACCGCATGGGAGTTCGCGTTTGTCTGGGCGCGACGAAGGGCCGGAGTGAGTCTTGGTGAGCCATTTGCTACCTTCAATGGACGGAGCGTCGTGCCGATAGGGCAGTCTTCACCGCCTTTTTGGAGGTATAATGCTATCTTAAGACAGACGCTATTCTCTATTTATCACATGAATGAACGTACGTTGGATTCCTATATCGTGCGGCTTAGAAAAGGGGACTTCAGATACTACGTGGGCTATCCTTCCGCTATATACACTGTGGCTTCATACGCGTTGGAACATAACTTGAAGCTTGCAAGCCCTCCTATAAAAGTATTCACTTCGTCGGAGAGCTTGACTGATTGGCAGCGGGATACGATAGAATGCGCGTTCGAAACCAAAGTGGATGATTCCTACACGAATGGTGAGCAATCGGTACTTCTTACCCAGTGCGATCACGGGAATTATCATGTTAATTATGAGTATAGCGTTGTTGAGTTTGAGCCCATGGAAGAGGACCAGGAGACTGTTACAGCCAAGATTATCGGTACAGGTTTTCTAAATTACGGTATGCCATTTATAAGATATGACACGGGGGACTGTGTTGAGATCTCAAAAATCGAGAAATCCTGCCCATGCGGGAGGTTTGGCCCAATCATCAA
This window contains:
- a CDS encoding glycosyltransferase family 4 protein, whose product is MVIALASMYKVPVVGHVHGGHFGELYREAGRFFRFFIRASAQKLVGAIVLTERLKGMFAGLVRPDRVYVVENFVADEVLPSEEDFAHRRECLKGKWGGARLLYLSNLIPSKGYLDVIRAIYVLRSCGMSVSCDLAGAWMSEHDRVVAEELVRELSLQDSVRFHGIVTGEAKRTLLRNADVFVLPTYYRFEGVPLALLEAMAWGLPVIVTNHGGIGDVVRDRVNGVFVQPRAPENIADAVCWLLEDAERYHCISTANIQLVAERFTENRSAQSLVRVISRLLQG
- a CDS encoding DUF362 domain-containing protein, which encodes MKPNLIRQGHLLRESEWEYVITHGSIVKAVVDWVLVALEGRGQVIIADSPQTDSDFEEIIRRNGLRDIVNSYKRQGFPVKLLGLREEQWLGANGVIRGKKKLPGDPEGYVTIDLGKDSAFRDYEKNGRFYGAYYDTHDTMQFHSQETGRHGYVVSRTCLNCDVFINLPKMKTHKKTGITLSMKNLVGICTHKNSLPHHSLGTPDAGGDEYPSSGLSQKALSIAARLFRESLLHLGPIVAPIARIAKRTIDGKLPEELRWVRSGNWYGNDTIWRTVVDLNRILLWFDGDGKPRSSPRRYLTIVDGIIAGEGEGPMEPDPKPVGLLFGGTNPVAVDAVGARLMGFDPYAIPMLTGALRQESFPIWDKELTLDDIIVHSFGLEGFEGRLGDIKHPGFGFVPSIGWRGHIEFRS
- a CDS encoding phenylacetate--CoA ligase family protein — encoded protein: MVEMENALTHLVYDNSPVWLQNIFVSVEGLQSYRLRYNKIFTRAVGFLERSSKFSWAEMEEYRGERLRSLVKHAYETVPYYNELFSTLKLRPEDIRCPEDLKLLPILTKETVVANKPKVLSTAVPQKELVPVHTSGTTGTALQFWWTREGTAWEFAFVWARRRAGVSLGEPFATFNGRSVVPIGQSSPPFWRYNAILRQTLFSIYHMNERTLDSYIVRLRKGDFRYYVGYPSAIYTVASYALEHNLKLASPPIKVFTSSESLTDWQRDTIECAFETKVDDSYTNGEQSVLLTQCDHGNYHVNYEYSVVEFEPMEEDQETVTAKIIGTGFLNYGMPFIRYDTGDCVEISKIEKSCPCGRFGPIIKKIHGRQEDLVITPEGNIVGRLDHIFKDMVLIKESQIIQYEDGSLEVLIVPREGYSLQTEEQLLHEFRRRLGNTIPIKIRHVDSIPRGASGKFRAVISHYRPPRRWLRTAHEQK